From one Rubrobacter xylanophilus genomic stretch:
- a CDS encoding flavin reductase family protein — MSPDKAHHETGWENLGSSGEALKRAMRHFPSGVTVVTSGSGERAEGMTANAVISVSLDPPLMLVSVHKSARLNPRIREERSFAVNILADDQEGLSRLFASPERSSGPTAVRSLGGGHGRTGAPLAAGALAAIECELAEIYAGGDHDLFLGRVVEVHLGNTRKGPLIYHEGGYPRLAPDRRPPDSGAFVDSVRGFDIRLQRLRNRRKR; from the coding sequence ATGTCCCCGGACAAAGCCCACCACGAGACCGGCTGGGAGAATTTGGGCTCGAGCGGCGAGGCGCTCAAACGGGCGATGCGCCACTTCCCCTCCGGGGTCACCGTGGTCACGAGCGGCAGCGGCGAGCGGGCCGAAGGGATGACCGCGAACGCGGTGATCTCGGTCTCCCTCGATCCGCCCCTGATGCTGGTGAGCGTCCACAAGAGCGCCCGCCTGAACCCGCGCATCCGGGAGGAGCGCAGCTTCGCCGTAAACATCCTCGCCGACGACCAGGAGGGCCTCTCGCGGCTGTTCGCCTCCCCTGAGCGCTCCAGCGGCCCCACGGCGGTCCGCTCCCTGGGAGGCGGCCACGGCAGGACCGGAGCCCCCCTGGCCGCCGGAGCGCTGGCGGCCATAGAGTGCGAGCTCGCGGAGATCTACGCCGGAGGCGACCACGACCTGTTCCTGGGCCGGGTGGTGGAGGTACACCTGGGAAACACCCGGAAAGGCCCCCTCATCTACCACGAGGGCGGCTATCCCCGACTCGCGCCGGACCGCAGACCGCCCGACTCGGGAGCGTTCGTGGACTCGGTGCGCGGCTTCGACATCCGCCTCCAGCGCCTCAGGAACCGTCGGAAGCGCTAG
- a CDS encoding esterase/lipase family protein: MAGNPIVIVGGLMSWPWQYWRLARLLREVSGSEVRVASITPLDWIWGRLFGYGQLIFQIARAVDRALLESGADRAVLVGHSAGGVACRVYIGGQTPYGGRRYSGHRRVSHLITLGSPHVVADRKNLSPLAQVNEMFPGALHRPAGLRYLSVAGAAAHGALSRRTRRRYERLIDDGRVPGDGVVPVQSALLPGSEEIVLDEAYHSGHFARWYGSDRKMVERWWPEELRAG; encoded by the coding sequence GTGGCAGGCAATCCCATAGTGATCGTCGGGGGCCTGATGTCCTGGCCGTGGCAGTACTGGCGGCTCGCCCGGCTGCTGCGCGAGGTCTCCGGCTCGGAGGTGCGCGTCGCCTCCATCACGCCGCTGGACTGGATCTGGGGGAGGCTCTTCGGCTACGGGCAGCTGATCTTCCAGATAGCCCGCGCGGTGGACCGGGCACTCCTGGAGAGCGGGGCCGACCGGGCGGTGCTCGTGGGTCACTCGGCGGGCGGGGTGGCCTGCCGGGTGTACATCGGCGGCCAGACACCCTACGGCGGCCGCCGCTACTCGGGCCACCGGCGGGTCTCGCATCTGATCACGCTTGGAAGCCCCCACGTCGTGGCGGACCGCAAGAACCTCTCCCCGCTGGCGCAGGTGAACGAGATGTTCCCCGGGGCGCTGCACAGGCCCGCGGGACTGCGCTACCTCTCGGTGGCCGGCGCGGCGGCACACGGCGCGCTCTCCCGCCGGACCCGCCGCCGCTACGAGCGCCTGATAGACGACGGCCGGGTGCCGGGGGACGGCGTGGTCCCGGTGCAGAGCGCCCTGCTGCCCGGCTCGGAGGAGATAGTGCTGGATGAAGCCTACCACAGCGGCCACTTCGCCCGCTGGTACGGCTCGGACCGCAAGATGGTGGAGCGGTGGTGGCCCGAGGAGCTCCGGGCGGGCTGA
- a CDS encoding MarC family protein, with product MLDYAFNAFVTLLVVVDPPGLAPVFAALTGGYPGKRKQETALRGVLLGAAILLGFAFAGDALLGALGISLAAFRIAGGVLLFILALDMVFSSPRGLHARTVREQEEDHYEHDVSVFPLAIPLIAGPGAIATVLLYTGGRTLPELAVFVGVLATVLVLTLASLLLASRIMGLLGETGANVLSRVLGVVIAALAAQFVLDGVRSSLL from the coding sequence GTGCTCGATTACGCCTTCAACGCCTTCGTGACGCTGCTCGTGGTGGTGGACCCCCCGGGGCTCGCCCCCGTCTTCGCCGCGCTCACCGGAGGCTATCCCGGAAAGCGCAAGCAGGAGACGGCGTTGAGGGGCGTGCTCCTCGGGGCGGCGATCCTCCTCGGGTTCGCCTTCGCCGGAGACGCGCTGCTCGGCGCGCTCGGCATAAGCCTCGCCGCCTTCAGGATCGCCGGGGGCGTCCTCCTGTTCATCCTCGCCCTCGACATGGTCTTCTCCTCCCCCCGCGGCCTGCACGCCCGCACCGTCCGGGAGCAGGAGGAGGACCACTACGAACACGACGTCTCCGTCTTCCCTTTAGCCATCCCGCTCATCGCGGGGCCCGGCGCGATAGCCACCGTGCTGCTGTACACCGGTGGACGGACCCTGCCGGAGCTCGCGGTCTTCGTCGGGGTGCTCGCGACGGTGCTGGTCCTCACGCTCGCCTCGCTGCTGCTCGCCTCCAGGATCATGGGCCTCCTCGGGGAGACCGGGGCCAACGTCCTCTCGCGGGTGCTCGGGGTGGTCATCGCGGCGCTCGCGGCCCAGTTCGTGCTCGACGGGGTGCGCTCCAGCCTCCTGTGA
- a CDS encoding S9 family peptidase produces MSEERRFTAETLISLPRFAGLALSNDGKRLVASVVRPGKKRRRLVTSLYELAPEASPRRITRSAPGEGAAAFAPDGSLLFVSRRPDPEADEEERETGERPALWLLPPGGEARPLAAPPGGVEGFAAARESGDLLIAARVRPGGAGWREDAEWEKARKEAGVEAQLFEGYPIRLWDHYLGPRERRLYFAPLPEGEDERIEEPRELLSGTPLELSAYDITPDGSTAVVTRWSTHEDLAARVMELVAVDVSTGEVRTLADDAWYSSPRCSPDGRRVVAIREERSTPERPGDRSLWLFDLSTGEGRNLLEEFDLWPGSPAWSPDSNIVFFTASCDGRVPVFRVPATGGSAERLTGEGAFSDLCPAPDGRTVYALRSTVGEPPHPVALDTAAPEEAPRRMGSFPELERIELPARIRRVEARASDGTRVPSWLLLPEDAAPENPAPLAVLIHGGPLNSWDGWHWRWNPHVFADAGWAVLLPDPALSTGYGMHHIRRGWGRWGEVVYDDLMRAVEAAAELPEVDGGRSAALGGSFGGYMANWIAGHTERFRALVAHASLWNLEGFHGTTDLGTWWEREFGNPYQDPSRYRENSPHLRADRIKTPMLVIHGELDYRVPVSEALSLWTSLRRHGVEAKFLHFPDENHWVTKPNNSLLWYQTVLGFIDHHVRGRRWRRPELL; encoded by the coding sequence ATGTCGGAAGAGAGACGCTTTACGGCGGAGACCCTGATCTCCCTGCCCCGCTTTGCCGGGCTCGCCCTCTCAAACGACGGCAAACGGCTCGTCGCCTCCGTCGTGCGCCCGGGCAAAAAGCGGCGGCGGCTGGTGACCTCCCTCTACGAGCTCGCCCCTGAGGCCTCCCCGCGCCGCATCACCCGTTCGGCGCCCGGCGAGGGCGCCGCCGCCTTCGCCCCCGACGGGTCGCTGCTCTTCGTCTCCCGGCGGCCGGACCCGGAGGCCGACGAGGAGGAGCGAGAGACCGGCGAGCGTCCCGCACTCTGGCTTCTGCCACCCGGCGGCGAGGCCCGCCCCCTCGCCGCACCGCCCGGGGGCGTCGAGGGCTTCGCCGCCGCCCGCGAGAGCGGGGACCTTCTCATCGCCGCCCGGGTGAGGCCCGGAGGCGCGGGCTGGAGGGAGGATGCTGAGTGGGAGAAGGCCCGCAAAGAGGCCGGGGTCGAGGCCCAGCTCTTCGAGGGATACCCCATCCGCCTCTGGGACCACTACCTCGGCCCGCGGGAGCGGCGCCTGTACTTCGCCCCGCTCCCCGAGGGAGAAGACGAACGCATAGAGGAGCCCCGGGAGCTTCTTTCCGGCACCCCGCTCGAGCTCTCCGCCTACGACATCACCCCCGACGGCTCCACCGCGGTCGTCACCCGCTGGAGCACCCACGAGGACCTTGCCGCACGGGTGATGGAGCTCGTGGCGGTGGACGTCTCCACCGGCGAGGTGCGCACCCTCGCCGACGACGCCTGGTACAGCTCGCCGCGGTGCAGCCCCGACGGGCGTCGGGTCGTCGCCATCCGGGAGGAGAGATCCACACCCGAGCGTCCGGGCGACCGGAGCCTCTGGCTCTTCGACCTGAGCACGGGAGAGGGCCGGAACCTGCTGGAAGAATTCGATCTGTGGCCCGGCTCCCCCGCCTGGTCCCCCGACTCGAACATCGTCTTCTTCACCGCCTCGTGCGACGGCCGGGTGCCGGTCTTCCGGGTCCCCGCCACGGGAGGCTCCGCCGAGCGCCTGACCGGCGAGGGAGCCTTCTCCGATCTCTGCCCGGCCCCCGACGGCCGCACCGTTTACGCCCTCCGCTCCACGGTGGGAGAGCCGCCGCACCCGGTGGCCCTCGACACTGCTGCACCGGAAGAGGCGCCCCGGCGGATGGGGAGTTTCCCGGAGCTGGAACGGATCGAGCTCCCGGCGCGCATACGGAGGGTGGAGGCGCGGGCGAGCGACGGCACCCGCGTTCCCTCCTGGCTCCTGCTCCCGGAGGACGCCGCGCCGGAGAACCCGGCCCCGCTCGCCGTCCTCATCCACGGCGGGCCGCTCAACTCCTGGGACGGCTGGCACTGGCGCTGGAACCCGCACGTCTTCGCCGACGCCGGCTGGGCGGTGCTCTTGCCAGACCCGGCGCTCTCCACCGGGTACGGCATGCACCACATCCGGCGCGGCTGGGGACGCTGGGGCGAGGTGGTCTACGACGACCTCATGCGCGCGGTGGAGGCCGCGGCGGAGCTCCCGGAGGTCGACGGCGGGCGGTCCGCGGCGCTCGGCGGCTCCTTCGGGGGGTATATGGCCAACTGGATCGCGGGCCACACGGAGCGCTTCCGGGCGCTCGTCGCCCACGCGAGCCTGTGGAACCTGGAGGGCTTCCACGGCACCACCGACCTCGGAACCTGGTGGGAGCGGGAGTTCGGGAACCCCTACCAGGACCCCTCCCGTTACCGGGAGAACAGCCCCCACCTCCGGGCAGACCGGATAAAGACCCCCATGCTCGTGATCCACGGCGAGCTGGACTACCGGGTCCCCGTGAGCGAGGCGCTCTCCCTGTGGACCTCCCTCAGGCGGCACGGGGTGGAGGCCAAGTTCCTGCACTTCCCGGACGAGAACCACTGGGTGACAAAACCCAACAACTCCCTGCTGTGGTACCAGACCGTCCTGGGCTTCATAGACCACCACGTGCGCGGCCGCCGGTGGCGGCGTCCGGAGCTGCTCTAG
- a CDS encoding lipoate--protein ligase family protein, with amino-acid sequence METLDAGLLARPEEGFGLQQAVLEQVGAGERGPTALLWRSPSYVAATRPETRLAGFAEAARAAREMGFEVLVRNSGGGAVAANEGSLSFSLTLPVGDLRQGLYERYAEGVELVCAALRRLGVAAEGGEVEGEFCPGAYSVRSGGARGVKHAGLAQRVTRRAARLEALVLAERTAELVPVLERVYTALGRPFRPESLGDLPSGVSGVAGALKAEVRERYGGLEKSLDPATLARARELAAAPLWRPAEEGAPGS; translated from the coding sequence TTGGAGACGCTGGACGCCGGGCTGCTCGCCCGCCCCGAGGAGGGGTTCGGCCTGCAGCAGGCGGTGCTGGAACAGGTCGGGGCGGGCGAGCGCGGCCCCACGGCCCTCCTGTGGCGTTCGCCGTCCTACGTGGCCGCAACCCGCCCGGAGACCCGCCTCGCGGGGTTCGCGGAGGCGGCGCGCGCCGCACGCGAGATGGGATTCGAGGTGCTGGTCCGCAACTCCGGGGGCGGCGCGGTGGCGGCGAACGAGGGCTCGCTCTCCTTCTCCCTCACCCTGCCGGTCGGAGATCTGCGCCAGGGCCTCTACGAGCGCTACGCGGAGGGCGTGGAGCTGGTCTGCGCCGCCCTGCGGCGGCTCGGGGTCGCGGCGGAGGGCGGGGAGGTGGAGGGGGAGTTCTGCCCAGGGGCGTACTCGGTCCGCTCGGGAGGAGCGCGCGGCGTGAAGCACGCCGGGCTCGCCCAGCGGGTCACCCGCCGGGCGGCCCGCCTGGAGGCGCTGGTGCTCGCCGAACGGACGGCGGAGCTGGTGCCGGTGCTGGAGCGGGTCTACACCGCCCTCGGGCGCCCCTTCCGCCCGGAGAGCCTCGGGGATCTGCCGTCCGGGGTGTCGGGGGTCGCCGGAGCCCTCAAGGCCGAGGTCCGGGAGCGTTACGGCGGGCTGGAGAAGAGTCTGGATCCGGCGACCCTCGCCCGGGCCCGGGAGCTTGCGGCGGCTCCTCTCTGGCGGCCGGCTGAAGAGGGTGCACCGGGAAGCTAA
- the cofD gene encoding 2-phospho-L-lactate transferase, giving the protein MRVVALAGGVGGAKLAAGLQEALPAGELAVVVNTADDFELWGLYISPDLDTVMYTLAGIANPETGWGIRGDTFSTLEMLGRYGEDTWFLLGDRDMATHVLRTARFRQGRTPTEVAADLAGALGIPGRLLPMCDERVSTVVKTPEGTLEFQEYFVRRGQRDEVLAVNFRGIEEARPTAAVREALAAAELIVLCPSNPVVSIGPILQVPGMREALAAARAPKVAVSPIVGGRALKGPADRMMLSLGHEPSARGVARLYRGLVEGMVIDRTDGDERGDIEGLGMEVLTTDAVMRDAEDRVRLAREVLRFGEGLRG; this is encoded by the coding sequence ATGAGGGTCGTCGCTCTGGCCGGCGGCGTCGGAGGGGCGAAGCTCGCCGCCGGGCTGCAGGAGGCGTTGCCCGCGGGAGAGCTCGCCGTCGTGGTCAACACCGCCGACGACTTCGAGCTCTGGGGCCTCTACATCTCGCCGGACCTCGACACCGTCATGTACACCCTGGCCGGGATCGCCAACCCCGAGACGGGTTGGGGGATCCGGGGCGACACCTTCTCCACCCTCGAGATGCTCGGACGCTACGGGGAGGACACCTGGTTCCTGCTGGGGGACAGGGACATGGCGACCCACGTCCTGCGCACCGCCCGCTTCCGGCAGGGGAGGACGCCGACCGAGGTCGCCGCGGACCTCGCGGGTGCGCTGGGGATTCCCGGCCGCCTGCTCCCGATGTGCGACGAGCGGGTCTCCACGGTGGTGAAGACCCCTGAGGGTACGCTGGAGTTCCAGGAGTATTTCGTCCGCAGGGGCCAGCGGGACGAGGTGCTCGCGGTGAACTTTCGGGGCATCGAGGAGGCCCGACCCACCGCCGCCGTTCGGGAGGCACTCGCCGCGGCGGAGCTCATCGTCCTCTGTCCCTCCAACCCTGTGGTGAGCATCGGACCCATCCTGCAGGTGCCCGGGATGCGGGAGGCCCTCGCCGCCGCCCGGGCCCCGAAGGTCGCGGTGAGCCCCATCGTGGGGGGGAGGGCGCTGAAGGGACCGGCCGACCGGATGATGCTCTCCCTGGGGCACGAACCCTCCGCCCGCGGGGTCGCCCGGCTGTATCGGGGTTTGGTGGAGGGGATGGTCATAGACCGGACCGACGGGGACGAGCGGGGGGACATCGAGGGGCTGGGGATGGAGGTGCTTACGACCGACGCGGTGATGCGCGACGCGGAAGACCGGGTGCGCCTGGCACGGGAGGTGCTCCGGTTTGGCGAGGGACTGCGAGGATGA
- the cofC gene encoding 2-phospho-L-lactate guanylyltransferase, producing the protein MSVFAVVPVKKLQVAKSRLEPVLDPVGRAGLTLHMLRRVVPALRGAGVWRVLVVSPDSAVLEEARLLGAEGLRQEGSGLNPALEEGRRRALAEGAEALLVLPTDLPLVEPADVAALLEVAGEEPCAVISPDATRSGTNALLLRPPGALPFSFGPDSFGLHLQAALRRGVRVRVCERPNLAFDLDSPEDLARLEASGGVQCRPRRA; encoded by the coding sequence ATGAGCGTCTTTGCGGTCGTCCCGGTAAAGAAATTGCAGGTAGCCAAGAGCCGGCTGGAGCCGGTGTTGGACCCGGTGGGCCGGGCCGGGCTGACGCTCCACATGCTGCGGCGGGTGGTGCCCGCGCTCCGTGGGGCGGGGGTCTGGCGGGTGCTGGTTGTGAGCCCGGATTCTGCGGTGCTGGAGGAGGCGCGCCTGCTCGGTGCCGAGGGGCTCCGGCAGGAGGGCTCCGGCCTCAACCCGGCCCTGGAGGAGGGCCGGCGCCGGGCGCTCGCCGAGGGGGCGGAGGCCCTCCTCGTCCTTCCGACCGACCTGCCGCTCGTCGAGCCCGCCGACGTGGCGGCGCTGCTCGAGGTCGCCGGGGAGGAGCCGTGCGCCGTGATCTCACCGGACGCCACCCGGTCGGGGACCAACGCGCTCCTGCTGCGGCCTCCCGGGGCGCTCCCCTTCTCCTTCGGGCCGGACAGCTTCGGGCTGCACCTGCAGGCCGCTCTGCGGCGGGGGGTTCGGGTGAGGGTCTGCGAGCGGCCCAACCTGGCCTTCGATCTGGACTCGCCGGAGGATCTCGCCCGCCTCGAAGCCTCCGGAGGGGTGCAATGCCGGCCCCGGAGGGCTTAA
- a CDS encoding 3-deoxy-7-phosphoheptulonate synthase: MRTSDLRVESIRPLIPPAILLEELPLSEEGALTVSRAREEIVRILNGEDDRLIAVVGPCSVHDTSAAMEYARRLRELADELRDELCLIMRVYFEKPRTTVGWKGLINDPHLDGSFAVNEGLRMARSLLLDVAELGLPAGCEFLDPISPQYFTDAVAWAAIGARTTESQVHRQLASGLSMPVGFKNGTGGGVQIAVDAVRAAAHPHSFPGVTRQGLAAVVTTTGNPDCHVILRGGKNGPNYDERSVREALEALRRSGLPPRLMVDASHANSGKDYRRQPLVIRDVADQVARGQRGIVGVMLESFLVEGSQELTDRSRLTYGQSITDSCMGWEMTVPVLRELAEAVRSRRAVRVG, translated from the coding sequence GTGAGAACCAGTGATCTGCGCGTAGAGAGCATCCGACCCCTGATACCGCCCGCCATCCTCCTGGAGGAGCTGCCCCTCTCGGAGGAGGGAGCCCTCACCGTGAGCCGGGCGCGGGAGGAGATCGTCCGCATCCTCAACGGCGAGGACGACCGCCTGATCGCCGTGGTCGGTCCGTGCTCGGTGCACGACACCTCGGCGGCGATGGAGTACGCCCGGCGGCTGCGGGAGCTGGCGGACGAGCTGCGGGACGAGCTCTGCCTGATCATGCGGGTGTACTTCGAGAAGCCCCGGACCACCGTCGGTTGGAAGGGGCTCATCAACGACCCTCACCTAGACGGGAGCTTCGCGGTGAACGAGGGGCTGCGGATGGCCCGCAGCCTGCTGCTGGACGTCGCGGAGCTGGGGCTGCCCGCCGGGTGCGAGTTTCTGGACCCGATCTCGCCGCAGTACTTCACCGACGCGGTCGCCTGGGCGGCCATCGGGGCCCGTACCACCGAGAGCCAGGTGCACCGGCAGCTGGCCTCCGGCCTCTCGATGCCGGTGGGCTTCAAGAACGGCACCGGCGGCGGGGTGCAGATAGCGGTGGACGCCGTGCGGGCCGCCGCCCATCCCCACAGCTTCCCCGGCGTCACCCGGCAGGGGCTCGCGGCGGTCGTCACCACCACCGGAAACCCGGACTGCCACGTGATCCTGCGCGGCGGCAAGAACGGCCCGAACTACGACGAGCGAAGCGTCCGGGAGGCCCTGGAGGCGCTGCGCCGCTCGGGTCTGCCGCCCCGCCTGATGGTGGACGCGAGCCACGCCAACAGCGGCAAGGACTACCGCCGCCAGCCGCTCGTGATCCGGGACGTGGCCGACCAGGTGGCCCGGGGCCAGAGGGGGATCGTGGGCGTGATGCTTGAGAGCTTCCTGGTCGAGGGGAGCCAGGAGCTCACGGATCGCTCCCGCCTGACCTACGGCCAGAGCATCACCGACTCCTGCATGGGCTGGGAGATGACGGTTCCGGTCCTCCGCGAGCTGGCCGAGGCGGTGAGATCCCGCCGCGCCGTCCGCGTCGGCTGA
- the cofE gene encoding coenzyme F420-0:L-glutamate ligase, translating into MEILPVEGMPEVHPGDDLAALILASAKDTLAPGDVLVVTHKVVSKAEGRLVDLREVHPSPLAKSFAARHGKDPRHVEVVLRESRRIVRMERGLIIAETHHGFVCANAGVDASNVPGDETVCLLPLDPDASAARLARTLRERSGLELPVVISDSFGRPWRNGIANVAIGLSGMNPFADYRGQLDPHGRTLEASVLAVADELAAAAELVMGKTSAVPAAIVRNYPYEPAPGSAKDLLMEPEKDLFR; encoded by the coding sequence CTGGAGATCCTCCCCGTCGAGGGGATGCCCGAGGTGCACCCCGGGGACGACCTCGCCGCCCTGATCCTCGCCTCCGCCAAAGACACACTCGCCCCCGGCGACGTGCTGGTGGTGACCCACAAGGTCGTGAGCAAGGCCGAGGGCCGGCTGGTGGACCTCCGGGAAGTCCACCCCTCACCACTCGCCAAGTCCTTCGCCGCCCGCCACGGGAAGGACCCCCGCCACGTGGAGGTGGTGCTGCGCGAGAGCCGCCGGATCGTGCGGATGGAGCGCGGCCTGATCATCGCCGAGACCCACCACGGCTTCGTGTGCGCCAACGCCGGCGTCGACGCCTCCAACGTCCCCGGTGACGAGACGGTCTGCCTGCTCCCCCTCGACCCCGACGCCTCCGCCGCCCGCCTCGCCCGTACCCTGCGCGAACGCTCCGGCCTCGAGCTCCCCGTCGTCATCTCGGACTCCTTCGGCCGCCCCTGGCGAAACGGTATCGCCAACGTGGCCATCGGACTCTCCGGTATGAACCCCTTCGCCGACTACCGGGGGCAGCTGGACCCTCACGGCCGCACCCTCGAGGCCAGCGTCCTCGCCGTGGCCGACGAGCTCGCCGCCGCGGCCGAACTCGTCATGGGGAAGACCTCCGCCGTCCCCGCCGCCATCGTGCGCAACTACCCTTACGAACCCGCCCCCGGAAGCGCGAAAGACCTCCTCATGGAGCCCGAAAAAGACCTCTTCCGGTAA
- a CDS encoding phosphoadenylyl-sulfate reductase gives MPEAPAKERRVDGEVREEVLRAARELEGAAPQEVLRWAVGRFGGRLTLSVSFGGPEGMVLLDMLSRITDDVWVFTLDTGFLFEETVRFREEAMRRYRLPLRVVRPELSVEEQVERYGPQLWSCAPDICCEVRKVEPQRRWLAGFDAWVTGIRRDQTAARADTPVVGWDDFFGVFKVAPLASWSREQVLGYAEEHGVPLNPLLSRGYASIGCEPCTRPVREGEDERAGRWPGMEKTECGLHIVNGKVRRAVS, from the coding sequence ATGCCGGAGGCGCCCGCAAAGGAGCGCAGGGTAGACGGGGAGGTCCGTGAGGAGGTTCTGCGGGCCGCCCGGGAGTTGGAGGGGGCTGCGCCGCAGGAGGTTCTGCGGTGGGCCGTCGGCAGGTTCGGGGGGCGGCTCACCCTCTCCGTATCCTTCGGGGGGCCGGAGGGGATGGTGCTTCTGGACATGCTCTCCCGGATAACCGACGACGTGTGGGTATTCACGCTGGACACGGGCTTTCTCTTCGAGGAGACCGTCCGTTTCCGGGAGGAGGCCATGCGCCGCTACCGGCTTCCGCTCCGGGTGGTGCGTCCGGAGCTCTCCGTGGAGGAGCAGGTGGAGCGGTACGGGCCGCAGCTCTGGAGCTGCGCGCCGGACATCTGCTGCGAGGTGCGCAAGGTCGAGCCGCAGCGGCGGTGGCTCGCGGGGTTCGATGCGTGGGTGACCGGGATCCGGCGGGACCAGACGGCGGCCCGGGCTGATACCCCTGTCGTCGGCTGGGACGACTTCTTCGGGGTTTTCAAGGTGGCGCCGCTGGCCTCCTGGAGCAGGGAGCAGGTTCTCGGGTACGCCGAGGAGCACGGGGTGCCGCTCAACCCGCTGCTCTCCAGGGGGTATGCCAGCATTGGCTGCGAGCCGTGCACCCGGCCCGTTCGGGAGGGCGAAGACGAGCGCGCCGGCCGGTGGCCCGGGATGGAGAAGACGGAGTGCGGTCTGCACATAGTAAACGGGAAGGTGCGTCGTGCGGTTTCTTAG
- a CDS encoding nitrite/sulfite reductase — MRFLREGQRLNQVEKWKLERHPLDVREAVLEVYSREGVEAIERVPGEHERLKWVGIYPQNQGGNNFMQRIKVPGGRLTPEQAQVIGRIARDFARGPEPNPHFGNNFLDITTRQDIQMHWIQIEEVPEIWRRLEEVGMTTVQACGDSARNVLCCPVSGLDREEAFDAYPAAQAITAYFVGNREYANLPRKFKMSVTGCLEDCAQAEINDIGMLPARLPDGTLGFNVRVGGGLGDGPRMASDIDVFVLPEEAVEIARGIAQLYGELGNRENRWINRLRYLVQELGPEGFREELEKRVGIPLRPAGEDLTRRYRGDHVGVHAQKEDGLYYVGLNVPVGRMSGEQFEEAGRLAGEYGRDIRLATDQNLIITGVPEERLDELLAEPLLRRYSPDPGPFERGVVACTGSEFCRFAIVETKIRALEWAREMDRRFGDEIGQEAVRMHFSGCSASCAQPQIADVGFRGETAKKGDRIVEGVDIGLGGSLGRDAAFIDWVEGSRPAEDVPEALARIFERFKRERRGDERFHEWARRVRNAELRDTLRGTSVPVVGVQKGK, encoded by the coding sequence GTGCGGTTTCTTAGAGAGGGGCAGAGGCTCAACCAGGTAGAGAAGTGGAAGCTCGAGCGGCACCCGCTCGACGTGCGCGAGGCGGTGCTCGAGGTGTACTCCAGGGAGGGGGTCGAGGCCATAGAGAGGGTGCCCGGGGAGCACGAGCGCCTCAAGTGGGTCGGGATCTACCCGCAGAACCAGGGCGGGAACAACTTCATGCAGCGGATAAAGGTCCCGGGCGGCAGGCTCACCCCCGAGCAGGCGCAGGTCATCGGGAGGATAGCCCGCGACTTCGCCCGGGGGCCCGAGCCCAACCCCCACTTCGGGAACAACTTCCTCGACATCACCACCCGGCAGGACATCCAGATGCACTGGATCCAGATAGAGGAGGTGCCCGAGATCTGGCGGCGCCTGGAGGAGGTCGGGATGACCACCGTGCAGGCGTGCGGTGACTCGGCGCGCAACGTCCTCTGCTGCCCGGTTTCGGGGCTCGACCGGGAGGAGGCCTTCGACGCCTACCCGGCGGCCCAGGCCATAACCGCCTATTTCGTCGGGAACCGGGAGTACGCCAACCTGCCGCGCAAGTTCAAGATGAGCGTCACCGGCTGCCTCGAGGACTGCGCGCAGGCCGAGATCAACGACATCGGGATGCTCCCGGCCCGCCTTCCGGACGGTACGCTGGGCTTCAACGTGCGGGTCGGCGGAGGGCTCGGGGACGGACCCCGGATGGCCTCCGACATCGACGTCTTCGTGCTTCCCGAGGAGGCCGTCGAGATAGCCCGGGGCATCGCCCAGCTCTACGGGGAGCTCGGCAACCGGGAGAACCGCTGGATCAACCGGCTGCGCTACCTGGTGCAGGAGCTCGGCCCGGAGGGCTTCCGGGAGGAGCTCGAGAAGCGCGTCGGCATCCCGCTGCGGCCCGCCGGCGAGGATCTCACCCGCCGCTACCGCGGCGACCACGTGGGGGTGCACGCCCAGAAGGAAGATGGGCTCTACTACGTGGGGCTCAACGTCCCGGTGGGGCGGATGAGCGGCGAGCAGTTCGAGGAGGCCGGCCGGCTCGCCGGGGAGTACGGCCGCGACATCCGGCTCGCCACCGACCAGAACCTCATCATCACCGGGGTTCCGGAGGAGCGGCTGGACGAGCTGCTCGCCGAGCCGCTCCTCCGGCGCTACTCCCCCGACCCCGGCCCCTTCGAGCGCGGCGTCGTGGCCTGCACCGGCAGCGAGTTCTGCCGCTTCGCCATCGTGGAGACCAAGATCCGGGCTCTCGAGTGGGCCCGGGAGATGGACCGGCGTTTCGGGGACGAGATCGGACAGGAAGCCGTGAGGATGCACTTCTCCGGCTGCTCCGCCTCCTGCGCCCAGCCCCAGATCGCCGACGTCGGCTTCCGCGGCGAGACGGCCAAGAAGGGCGATAGGATCGTGGAGGGCGTGGACATCGGGCTCGGCGGCTCCCTCGGGCGCGACGCCGCGTTCATCGACTGGGTCGAGGGCTCCCGGCCCGCCGAGGACGTCCCGGAGGCGCTGGCCCGAATCTTCGAGCGCTTCAAGCGGGAGCGGCGCGGGGACGAGCGGTTCCATGAGTGGGCCCGCAGGGTGCGCAACGCCGAGCTGCGCGATACCCTGCGCGGGACTTCCGTGCCGGTGGTCGGCGTGCAGAAGGGGAAGTAG